Within Micavibrio sp. TMED2, the genomic segment TGCCCAGATACTACGTGATCTTGGCATCCGGCGAATGATCCTGTTATCAAACAGTCGTCGGACTGTTATTGGTCTCGATGGTTATGGTCTGGAGATCACCGGCTATCAGCCTATCCCGATCTGAACCATCACAGCATGCTGCAAGGAAACTCCCAGAAGTGATTGAATCACCACATCTTATGATTGTCGAGGCACGCTATTACGAGGACGTGTCTAATAATCTCCTGAAGGGCGCAACCGAAGCCATCGAACGCTTTGGTGCCAGCTATGAAGTCTATACCGTGCCCGGTGCCCTCGAGATTCCTTCTGCCATTCGCTATGCCGTCCGCTCCATGGATTACTTCACCGCCCGGCGGCGCTTTGACGGCTACATTGCCCTTGGCTGTGTGATCCGTGGCGAGACCAGCCATTATGATGTGGTGTGCAACGAGAGCGCTCGTGGTATCTATCAGATGGCGCTGCAATATACGCTGGCAGTCGGTAATGGCATTCTGACCTGCGAGAATATGGATCAGGCAATGGAACGCGCCGATCCGGCCCGCAAGAACAAGGGCGGGGAGGCGGCTGACGCCTGTCTCAACCTTATCAAGCTGAAACACCAGTTCCGCCTCTATCCACGTTGATCACGTCTATGACCGAGCAAGCCGCACAACCAGCCAAGAAGAGCAAACGTCCCGACAAGGGCGGGTTTCGTGCGCGCACCACAGCGCGGCTCGGTGCCGTTCAGGTTCTGTA encodes:
- a CDS encoding 6,7-dimethyl-8-ribityllumazine synthase gives rise to the protein MVWRSPAISLSRSEPSQHAARKLPEVIESPHLMIVEARYYEDVSNNLLKGATEAIERFGASYEVYTVPGALEIPSAIRYAVRSMDYFTARRRFDGYIALGCVIRGETSHYDVVCNESARGIYQMALQYTLAVGNGILTCENMDQAMERADPARKNKGGEAADACLNLIKLKHQFRLYPR